Part of the Thunnus albacares chromosome 11, fThuAlb1.1, whole genome shotgun sequence genome, AAGCTCAGAAATtagtggaaataaaaaaaagcctgtGTTACACAGTGCAAGACTTATAGGCTGTGCGTTTTAAAAAGTCAGTGTTTATTATTGCTACTTTGATGTATTTCATCGCATTACAAAGGACAAGGAGTTCACTCAGTGTTCAACCTACTGGGGGCgctgttttggtgttttaaaaGGCTTTAGTTGAGTTAAATAGACTTTTTTACTGAGAGGTTGAGAATTAAACAGTGAAGAGACGTGGACAAAGAGAAACCAAATCAGCGATATGCAGGTACTCAGAATGGCTCAGCAGGTAGgtttaaaatgatgtttatcTCGTAGACTATGAATGACAGACTGGTGCgtctttgttgtttctttttatcactgctttgttttcttatttttcagttAAATAGTGAACAAGGGACCTCATTAATTCCTCCACAAAAAGTTGCAGGGGAGCCGAGAAGTTCAATGATATCTGCgtcttttaattttatcaaTTCCATTATAGGATCTGGAATCATAGGTAGGGTTCAATGTTTACTTCCTAACTCAAGCACAGTATATTGTATTCTACAAAACCTAAATAATTAAATTCTATGCAGTTGATCAGATGAATTATAGACCATGGGCTATTACATTACATGCTGTTAATTCTGTTATGTTTCtatttaataatcagtttcagtTGCTAATTTTGTTGCAACAAGTAGAGGCTTTCATACCATTGAAGCCCTGCAGTGGTAAACCCTCTTATCATATGACTGGCGCCTGTTGACCCCCATTCTCCCCTTTAACCCTTTCATCTTCAGAAAATGTCCTGAGTCATTGcttaaataacacaaaacagcAACAGGCACGTTACATTCATTTTGTCTGTTATGTCTTTAGGTTAAAAGAGATATATTTAGAGtgtaaactaattaaaaacagtcaCTTATGTCAGTGTGGCACAAAAGCTGGAATCCTCAAAAGTCCATAAACATGTGATTTTTTAACAAGACAGATCAATAATCTCAGTTTGTTTCAATATTGTTTTAAAGTCTAAGTGGagctaattaaaatatatgtttactgtacagataaataaaggttttaggATCAGATTAACAATTTTGGATAAAGAGTATGGAAATAAAGTCtggcatttgtttttgtctgaagaGCTCAGTGTGATAAAATATGGCTTCTACAAATGTCAAGTGGGCATTGTGTCTGTCACATGAAACTCAACTTGTCTTAATTATGTGCTACTTTGTGCTGCTGGCATTCACCTTGgatgtttattcacatttatttattttaaaaccagGTTTACCATATGCATTGAACCAGGCAGGGCTCCCCTTTGGCCTCCTGCTTTTGATAGTTGTTGCATTCATCACAGGTGGGTATATACACTGTTGGTTCCATTATGACAACAGAGACATGAATTTATCAAATGAATAACattatgttttgcatttaattgcAGACTACTCAATCATATTACTAATCAAAGGAGGGAACCTGTCAGGGACAAACAGTTATCAGTCACTGGTACAAAGCACATTTGGTTTCCCTGGATTCCTCATTTTATCTGGACTGCAGTTCCTTTACCCATTCATTGGTAAGTtgtttaaagctataatatttAACTATTCcccattaaaatgtctaaaagtgACTAGacttatgttatattttttcttaagttatgttatatatttttaatcaaggtaacggtccgTTTTGTTTGGTCGCCTGTATATGAtgtcataccccctctaccaaagagaGGTGCATGCAAGATGCATGCGTCAGCGTTGTTGTTTgccacaatggcgtctaccaaacagtatatgcatacaagataatacatctaTATTGTGGTTGTCTGTCTTAAACTGTcgtaaatggacttttattcagttttaagccacatttttacaataaactttttTAGATCTTTGTCGTTTTTAACTATCTTTTAATgggatgaaggattttagtcatcggatgtctggatcttaagttatcagagaaacaagccaAGCAAATGTTAGACAGCtcggctagcagcccctcccTGACGTCCTGTGCTCACTGAACAGcattggagaaacactgattttttatgtgaaactgctttattcagtgtttttacctgtttgaaTCACAAGAAGCAGCTGGTTGTTtatcaatgaaaacaacaactcccatgatcccaccCTATTTCACATCATCAAACTCCTTCTTTTGTTagtgttttgattgagagaccccttGAAATTATACATAGTGTGTTTAAATTTAGTAAAATATTCAACCAAAAGTTGTAAACTTTGGCATGTTTTATCAAATTTCCAATGTGGTCTGAAAAGTAGTTGTATACTCTATTATAGTCTTGCTGTTGCTGTTCTGTGCCTTTTGACTTCAAGAACAGTTCTTATTAATAAGCCAAActtctgttttcttcctcaGCTATGATTAGCTACAACATCACATCTGGTGACACTCTGACCAAAGTATTTCAGAGAATACCTGGAGGTAAGCAGCCTGAGGTGGAATGATGCTTACAGTTCTTACCCCTTAGATGAAAACTATGTGTGCTATTAATGTAGCACCTAAAGgaaaacatatacagtacagtacaacaAATGCTTCATATtagtaataaatataatatattctgTTTGCAGTTGGTCCAGATCACATACTTGCAGAGCGTCACTTTGTGATCTTGCtctcaacatttttattcacactGCCTCTCTCACTTTATCGAAACATTGAGAAACTTGGGAAGGTAAGTCTGATTTTTACACAGTTTGCAGCATCATTTGTTGATGTCATAGCTGCCTGTAAAACATCCATGTGTGTTACCAGGTGTCCTTCCTGTCAATGGTGCTGACACTTATCATCCTCGTCATTGTAATCATCAGAGCAGCTACCTTTGGCCCACAAATGTATGAACGCACATTCTGCAGTTTGTTAATCTTGATTTTGAACCACTGAGTTTGTTTGAATTCTTACCCAGTCATATGTTATAATACAAAATGAATCATGTGGTTCTGTGTACCTTGatgactgaataaaaatatCACTTTCTAGCCTCCCTACAGAGAATGCATGGGCATTTGCAAAGTGGAATGCAATTCAGGCAGTTGGTGTAATGTCTTTTGGTGAGTTTCTCTGCATGATGCTGATGATGTGAGGTGCCTTGAAGCCTTCTTAGAGAGAAGCTATGTGTCACCAAAACGTCTGTAGTGCTGACAAAAATTTAAGCCCAGATGACAGCCAAATACACTTTGATGATAGATGTATGaatcaatattatttatattaaagcTCCTATGTGTAGAGATTTTGTGTGATGAAAGCATCTTTCAAATAATGATGGCACAAATTTTGTtagttaaaaaaagagagagagacaaaatcCTGATGTAGTGCAGGTTGAATCTTTGGTGGGGTAGGAGATGACAGGGGtgta contains:
- the slc38a11 gene encoding putative sodium-coupled neutral amino acid transporter 11; protein product: MQVLRMAQQLNSEQGTSLIPPQKVAGEPRSSMISASFNFINSIIGSGIIGLPYALNQAGLPFGLLLLIVVAFITDYSIILLIKGGNLSGTNSYQSLVQSTFGFPGFLILSGLQFLYPFIAMISYNITSGDTLTKVFQRIPGVGPDHILAERHFVILLSTFLFTLPLSLYRNIEKLGKVSFLSMVLTLIILVIVIIRAATFGPQILPTENAWAFAKWNAIQAVGVMSFAFICHHNSFLIYGSLEQPTLTNWSRVTHISVGSALIFSAVFAVAGYATFTGYTQGDIFENYCRNDNLATFGCFCFGLSIITTFPLECFVTREVVSNVICSRDLSKVEHVAITLLIVGVCTSISLAYDCLGVVLELNGVLSAIPLIFIMPSACFLKLSTGRWFQSENLIPSILILLGVFVMVTGLTMTGLYHQDCSHGVEMFYCADTNISGTVPPV